One window of Papaver somniferum cultivar HN1 chromosome 9, ASM357369v1, whole genome shotgun sequence genomic DNA carries:
- the LOC113307982 gene encoding pentatricopeptide repeat-containing protein At1g09220, mitochondrial-like, whose protein sequence is MFLWFINSAPRFSLITSSTRSIKLFIAHPILKQCTQFHSHQPRRLEEKHIISLLHKHPTRNQSIQIHSQLITSGFHRRSPMIDETQLIIWNTLIRVYSQAIFPEEAINLYKQILHEITPSSSVSSDTFTFSFLFKACANLQNPIIGTQIHAHVIKFGLEIQVYVQTALVNMYLMCECLTEGIKVFDEMPDRNHVTWNVMITGLTKMGDINLARSIFDDMPCKNIVSWTGIIDGYVRLDRHTEALTLFRQMTLIEGILPSEITVLTILTSVWKTSSFDLLQSLHAYLVKTGFILSDVRVTNSLIDTYVKCGSIDCGFEVFQEVPRNRKNLITWTTIISGLAMHGKAKEAVNHFQEMEKQGLKPNRVTFLSVMNACSHGGLIEQGREFFEKMVNVYQIIPDVKHYGCMVDMFGRVGMLEEAEKMAMEIPTEMINVIIWRTLLGACSYHGNAEMSERVMKKIFELEKDYSGDYVLLSNAFSGAGRFDDAEMIRKIMDERNVSKVPGLSLSLSN, encoded by the coding sequence ATGTTTTTGTGGTTCATCAATTCAGCACCTCGGTTTAGTTTGATTACTTCTTCAACTCGATCAATCAAGTTATTTATTGCTCATCCAATTCTGAAACAATGCACTCAATTTCATTCTCATCAACCAAGACGActagaagaaaaacatatcatcTCTTTGTTACACAAGCACCCGACAAGAAATCAATCTATTCAAATCCATTCTCAGCTCATTACATCTGGGTTTCATCGTCGCAGTCCCATGATCGATGAGACTCAGCTGATCATCTGGAACACATTAATCAGAGTGTACTCACAGGCTATTTTCCCCGAAGAAGCTATTAATCTATATAAACAAATACTCCATGAAATCACTCCTTCGTCCTCTGTTTCATCTGATACTTTTACTTTCTCTTTCCTCTTTAAAGCTTGTGCTAATCTGCAGAATCCCATTATAGGAACCCAAATTCATGCTCATGTAATCAAATTTGGGTTAGAAATTCAGGTTTATGTTCAGACAGCTCTGGTTAATATGTACTTAATGTGTGAGTGTCTGACTGAAGGTATTAAAGTGTTTGATGAAATGCCCGATAGAAACCATGTTACTTGGAATGTTATGATCACTGGTTTAACAAAAATGGGTGACATTAATCTTGCTAGAAGTATATTTGACGATATGCCTTGTAAGAATATCGTTTCATGGACTGGAATTATCGATGGATATGTCCGTTTGGATCGACATACAGAAGCTCTTACTCTCTTCCGGCAAATGACTTTGATTGAAGGTATTTTACCATCTGAAATAACAGTTTTAACAATCCTTACTTCAGTTTGGAAGACGAGTTCTTTTGACTTACTGCAATCTCTTCACGCTTATTTGGTGAAAACTGGATTCATTTTGTCTGATGTCAGAGTAACAAATTCTCTCATAGACACTTACGTAAAATGCGGGTCTATAGACTGCGGGTTCGAAGTGTTTCAAGAAGTACCAAGAAACAGAAAGAATTTGATTACATGGACAACCATAATTTCAGGTTTAGCTATGCATGGAAAGGCAAAAGAAGCTGTAAATCATTTCCAAGAAATGGAAAAACAAGGTTTAAAACCAAACAGGGTTACATTCTTGAGTGTTATGAATGCATGTAGTCATGGTGGACTAATTGAACAAGGTCGAGAGTTTTTTGAGAAGATGGTTAACGTATATCAGATAATTCCAGATGTTAAGCATTATGGTTGTATGGTTGATATGTTTGGAAGAGTTGGAATGTTGGAAGAAGCTGAAAAAATGGCCATGGAAATTCCAACAGAGATGATTAATGTAATAATATGGAGAACACTTTTAGGTGCATGTAGTTATCATGGAAATGCAGAGATGAGTGAGAGAGtaatgaaaaaaatatttgaattGGAAAAAGATTATAGTGGTGATTATGTTCTTTTGTCTAATGCCTTTTCTGGCGCCGGAAGATTCGATGATGCCGAAATGATTAGGAAAATAATGGATGAGAGAAATGTTTCAAAAGTTCCTGGTCTAAGTCTGAGTTTGTCAAACTAG
- the LOC113310258 gene encoding thioredoxin-like 1-2, chloroplastic isoform X1, with translation MADVVNFSPSSPRNHSCISYSHRRSSSMPVFSSLRFNSSMESDGIGNKIVLQLEEKEPRKGYIQPVQGRNLQNKLRFSKSPQKWWEKRYEPNMKEITSAQDLVDSLRNAGDNLVILDFFSPSCGGCRSLHPKIIQFAEMNKDVLFLQVNYEEHKSMCYTLNVHVLPFFRFYRGANGRLCSFSCTNATIKKFKDALAKHTTERCSLGPAEGLEESELLALSANRDLSFNYIPKQKPISVSAEEQLRERPNLGDTELLLPSTEDKHLAEQATEASI, from the exons ATGGCTGATGTTGTAAATTTTTCTCCCTCGTCTCCTCGTAATCATTCATGTATCTCATATTCACACAGGCGGTCATCATCTATGCCAGTATTTTCATCTCTTAGATTCAATTCTTCTATGGAAAGTGATGGTATTGGGAATAAAATAGTTCTGCAACTAGAGGAGAAAGAACCTAGAAAAGGATATATCCAACCTGTACAG GGAAGGAATTTGCAAAACAAATTACGGTTTAGTAAATCTCCTCAGAAGTGGTGGGAGAAAAGATATGAACCTaacatgaaagagataacttCTGCTCAAGATCTTGTGGATTCATTGCGAAATGCAGGAGATAATTTGGTGATATTAGATTTCTTTTCTCCGAGTTGTGGAGGTTGCAGATCTCTTCATCCAAAA ATTATACAATTTGCAGAAATGAACAAAGATGTTCTATTCCTTCAAGTAAATTATGAGGAACATAAATCAATGTGTTATACTCTTAACGTGCATGTTCTTCCGTTTTTTCGGTTTTATAGAGGAGCTAATGGTCGTCTCTGCAGCTTCAGTTGCACGAATGCTACT ATCAAGAAATTCAAAGATGCATTAGCCAAACACACAACAGAAAGGTGCAGTCTGGGACCAGCAGAAGGCTTGGAGGAATCAGAGCTCCTAGCTCTGTCTGCAAATAGAGATCTCTCCTTCAATTATATACCGAAACAGAAACCAATTTCTGTATCCGCTGAAGAGCAACTAAGAGAGAGACCAAATCTTGGAGACACGGAGCTACTTCTTCCTTCTACGGAGGACAAGCATTTGGCTGAACAAGCAACTGAAGCATCCATTTGA
- the LOC113310258 gene encoding thioredoxin-like 1-2, chloroplastic isoform X2, whose protein sequence is MADVVNFSPSSPRNHSCISYSHRRSSSMPVFSSLRFNSSMESDGIGNKIVLQLEEKEPRKGYIQPVQGRNLQNKLRFSKSPQKWWEKRYEPNMKEITSAQDLVDSLRNAGDNLVILDFFSPSCGGCRSLHPKIKKFKDALAKHTTERCSLGPAEGLEESELLALSANRDLSFNYIPKQKPISVSAEEQLRERPNLGDTELLLPSTEDKHLAEQATEASI, encoded by the exons ATGGCTGATGTTGTAAATTTTTCTCCCTCGTCTCCTCGTAATCATTCATGTATCTCATATTCACACAGGCGGTCATCATCTATGCCAGTATTTTCATCTCTTAGATTCAATTCTTCTATGGAAAGTGATGGTATTGGGAATAAAATAGTTCTGCAACTAGAGGAGAAAGAACCTAGAAAAGGATATATCCAACCTGTACAG GGAAGGAATTTGCAAAACAAATTACGGTTTAGTAAATCTCCTCAGAAGTGGTGGGAGAAAAGATATGAACCTaacatgaaagagataacttCTGCTCAAGATCTTGTGGATTCATTGCGAAATGCAGGAGATAATTTGGTGATATTAGATTTCTTTTCTCCGAGTTGTGGAGGTTGCAGATCTCTTCATCCAAAA ATCAAGAAATTCAAAGATGCATTAGCCAAACACACAACAGAAAGGTGCAGTCTGGGACCAGCAGAAGGCTTGGAGGAATCAGAGCTCCTAGCTCTGTCTGCAAATAGAGATCTCTCCTTCAATTATATACCGAAACAGAAACCAATTTCTGTATCCGCTGAAGAGCAACTAAGAGAGAGACCAAATCTTGGAGACACGGAGCTACTTCTTCCTTCTACGGAGGACAAGCATTTGGCTGAACAAGCAACTGAAGCATCCATTTGA
- the LOC113310257 gene encoding transcription factor Pur-alpha 1-like has product MEGNSGGNDVELLCKTLQVEHKLFYFDLKENPRGRYLKISEKTSATRSTIIVPVSGIVWFLDLFNYYVSSDEQEGLSKELQLDTKVFFFDVGENKRGRFLKVSEASVSRNRSTIIVPAGSARDEGWVAFRNILGEINEASRLFVLPNQTNSEPSECLAGLSDDVGAGFIAGHSSQPATASKINVADRPLELPPQGDLGNLGISKVIRADQKRFFFDLGSNNRGHFLKISEVAGSDRSSIILPLSGLKQFHEMVGHFVEITKDQLEGLTGANVRTVEPPPQR; this is encoded by the exons ATGGAAGGCAATTCTGGTGGTAACGATGTTGAGTTACTTTGCAAAACACTACAAGTAGAACATAAATTGTTCTACTTTGACCTAAAAGAGAATCCTCGTGGTCGTTACTTGAAGATCTCTGAGAAAACTTCTGCTACTAGATCGACTATTATTGTTCCTGTCAGTGGCATTGTTTGGTTCTTAGATCTCTTTAATTACTATGTTAGTTCtgatgaacaagaaggattaAGCAAAGAATTGCAACTTGATACCAAG gttttcttcTTTGATGTTGGCGAGAATAAAAGGGGGAGATTTCTTAAG GTTTCGGAAGCATCAGTTAGCAGAAACCGTAGTACGATTATTGTTCCAGCAGGAAGTGCAAGAGATGAAGGATGGGTAGCATTTAGGAACATTTTGGGAGAAATCAATGAAGCTTCTAGGCTTTTTGTTCTACCTAATCAG ACAAATTCTGAACCCTCAGAGTGCCTTGCAGGCCTTTCAGATGATGTGGGTGCTGGCTTCATAGCTGGCCACAGTAGTCAACCTGCTACAGCATCCAAAATCAATGTAGCAGATAGGCCACTTGAATTACCTCCTCAAGGTGACCTTGGAAACCTTGGGATTTCTAAGGTAATCAGAGCTGATCAAAAAAGGTTCTTCTTTGATCTTGGAAGTAACAACAGAGGCCATTTCTTGAAGATATCTGAG GTTGCCGGGTCTGATCGTTCATCTATTATTCTGCCTCTCTCGGGTCTGAAGCAGTTTCATGAAATGGTTGGCCATTTTGTGGAGATCACCAAAGATCAACTTGAAGGCCTGACAGGTGCAAATGTCAGGACAGTTGAGCCTCCTCCCCAGAGATGA